A window of the Brumimicrobium sp. genome harbors these coding sequences:
- a CDS encoding 2,3,4,5-tetrahydropyridine-2,6-dicarboxylate N-succinyltransferase: protein MKEIIEKAWLDRSLLTDKEVIHVIESVISKLDSGELRVAEPKDGSWQVNEWVKKAVVMYFPIRKMETIEVGPFEFYDKMALKRNYKELGVRVVPHAIARYGSYISKGVILMPSYVNIGAYVDEGTMVDTWATVGSCAQIGKHVHLSGGVGIGGVLEPLQASPVIIEDGAFIGSRCIVVEGVRVRKEAVLGANVVLTKSTKIIDVTGAQPIEMKGEIPERSVVIPGSYTKKFNAGEFQVPCALIIGKRKESTDLKTSLNDALRENEVAV, encoded by the coding sequence ATGAAGGAAATAATTGAAAAAGCCTGGTTGGATAGATCTCTTTTAACTGACAAAGAGGTTATACATGTGATAGAATCTGTAATTTCAAAATTAGATAGTGGAGAATTACGTGTAGCAGAACCAAAAGATGGATCTTGGCAAGTGAATGAGTGGGTAAAAAAGGCAGTTGTGATGTATTTCCCTATTCGTAAGATGGAAACTATTGAGGTTGGACCTTTTGAATTTTACGATAAAATGGCACTTAAAAGAAATTATAAAGAATTAGGTGTGCGCGTAGTGCCTCATGCTATTGCTCGTTATGGTTCTTATATTTCTAAAGGTGTTATTTTGATGCCTTCTTATGTAAATATTGGGGCGTATGTTGACGAAGGGACAATGGTGGATACATGGGCAACAGTTGGGTCTTGCGCTCAAATTGGTAAACATGTTCATTTGAGTGGAGGTGTAGGTATTGGTGGTGTATTAGAACCTTTGCAAGCATCTCCAGTAATTATTGAAGATGGAGCCTTTATTGGTTCTCGTTGCATTGTTGTTGAAGGAGTTCGAGTGAGAAAAGAAGCAGTATTGGGAGCGAATGTAGTGTTAACGAAATCTACCAAAATTATTGATGTTACCGGTGCACAGCCTATTGAAATGAAAGGTGAAATCCCCGAGAGAAGTGTTGTAATACCAGGTTCTTACACCAAGAAATTTAATGCAGGAGAGTTCCAAGTGCCTTGTGCGTTAATTATTGGTAAACGCAAGGAAAGTACAGATTTAAAGACTTCTTTAAACGATGCTTTAAGAGAAAATGAAGTAGCTGTGTAA
- a CDS encoding DUF6438 domain-containing protein codes for MKKIIFIVSIFTVALSACNNSKEVSKNNANKTETQVKENTNSNNSNSTSNNAQEEMNTDGEIFASIRRTACFGKCPTFEMIIYKDGHATYEGLGNVDKLGKYEATVSKEIMQDIQEKALGIGYFDFKDEYNDTRVMDVPSTYTHITVGDKSKSIMARFEIPPGLLRFQDYLDGISNKIEWTVIEEYK; via the coding sequence ATGAAAAAAATAATCTTCATCGTAAGCATCTTTACAGTTGCTCTTTCTGCCTGTAACAACTCAAAGGAGGTATCAAAGAACAATGCAAACAAAACCGAAACTCAAGTAAAGGAAAACACAAATTCCAATAATAGTAATTCAACATCCAATAACGCACAAGAGGAGATGAACACAGACGGAGAAATTTTTGCTTCCATACGAAGAACAGCTTGTTTTGGAAAATGCCCTACCTTTGAAATGATCATCTACAAGGATGGACATGCAACATACGAAGGATTGGGAAATGTAGATAAATTAGGAAAGTATGAAGCTACAGTTTCTAAAGAAATCATGCAAGACATCCAGGAGAAGGCTTTAGGGATAGGGTATTTCGATTTTAAAGATGAGTACAATGATACGCGTGTGATGGATGTTCCTTCAACATACACACATATTACAGTAGGTGATAAATCCAAATCAATTATGGCTCGATTTGAGATTCCACCGGGGTTACTCAGATTCCAAGACTATCTAGATGGAATATCTAACAAAATTGAATGGACAGTAATTGAAGAATATAAGTGA
- a CDS encoding sigma-70 family RNA polymerase sigma factor — protein sequence MRQLKITKQVTNRETESVDKYLVEIGRVDLITAQEEVELAQRIKAGDQRALDRLVRANLRFVVSVAKQYQNQGLTLPDLINEGNVGLIKAAKRFDETRGFKFISYAVWWIRQSILQALAEHARIVRLPLNKIGSIGKVNKTFSELEQELERAPTFEEVAERLDIPVTDVIRALESNGKAISMDAPLVDGDESSSNMYDLLENDSVIAPEDVLLHQSLQKEINRSLNTLTLREADVLRLYFGLDGNRQMSLDEIGYRFDLTRERVRQIKEKAVRRLRHTSRSKLLRTYLG from the coding sequence ATGAGACAGTTAAAAATCACAAAACAAGTTACCAACCGTGAAACGGAATCCGTAGATAAGTATCTAGTGGAGATTGGTAGAGTTGACCTTATTACTGCACAAGAAGAGGTAGAACTAGCTCAAAGAATTAAAGCAGGTGATCAACGTGCTTTAGATAGACTTGTTCGTGCAAACTTGCGATTTGTTGTTTCCGTAGCAAAACAATATCAGAACCAAGGTTTAACGCTTCCAGATTTAATAAATGAAGGAAACGTAGGACTCATCAAAGCTGCTAAAAGATTTGATGAAACCAGAGGTTTTAAATTTATTTCTTACGCTGTGTGGTGGATACGACAATCTATCTTGCAAGCATTAGCAGAACATGCTAGAATTGTACGATTACCTTTAAATAAAATTGGTTCAATCGGGAAAGTAAATAAAACATTCTCTGAACTAGAACAAGAATTAGAAAGGGCACCTACCTTTGAAGAGGTAGCTGAACGTTTAGATATACCCGTAACGGATGTTATCAGAGCTCTTGAATCCAATGGAAAGGCTATTTCCATGGATGCTCCTTTGGTCGATGGAGATGAATCTAGTTCCAATATGTATGATTTATTAGAAAATGACAGTGTAATTGCTCCAGAAGATGTGCTTTTGCACCAATCTCTTCAAAAGGAAATTAACCGCTCATTAAATACCTTAACTTTACGTGAAGCAGATGTTCTTAGATTATATTTTGGACTAGATGGAAATCGCCAAATGAGTTTAGATGAAATTGGATATCGTTTTGACTTAACTAGAGAACGTGTACGCCAAATAAAAGAGAAGGCTGTTCGTCGATTACGTCATACATCCAGAAGTAAATTACTAAGAACGTATTTAGGATAG
- the ffh gene encoding signal recognition particle protein has protein sequence MFENLTDKFERAFKVLKGQGQITEINVAETLKEVRRALLDADVNFKTAKEFTTRVKEKALGRDVLTAVSPGQLMIKICHEELVELMGTDESELNYQGSPGIILMSGLQGSGKTTFSGKLANYLKNKKGKKPLLVAGDVYRPAAIDQLHVLGEQLGVEVFSNKEEKNPVKIAQDALQYAKSNGFNVVIIDTAGRLAVDAQMMAEITELKNTIRPSETLFVVDSMTGQDAVNTAKAFNDAIDFDGVILTKLDGDTRGGAAISIKAVVNKPIKFVGTGEKMDALDVFYPKRMADRILGMGDVVSLVERAQEQYNEEEARKLQKKIKKNQFDFNDFLSQLQQVKKMGSMKDLMGMLPGMGKAMKDVEIDDNAFKPIEAIIYSMTPQERENPAILDNSRKKRIASGSGQNIQEVNKLIKQFEDTKKMMRFVSDRKNMMSLMKNMKGGGIPGM, from the coding sequence ATGTTTGAAAATTTAACGGACAAATTTGAGAGAGCCTTTAAAGTATTAAAAGGCCAAGGGCAAATCACAGAAATAAATGTTGCAGAAACATTGAAAGAAGTACGTCGTGCTTTATTGGATGCGGACGTTAATTTCAAAACAGCCAAAGAATTTACTACACGTGTAAAAGAAAAAGCATTAGGTAGGGATGTATTAACAGCAGTATCTCCAGGACAATTGATGATCAAAATTTGTCATGAAGAGCTCGTTGAATTAATGGGAACAGATGAGTCAGAGTTAAATTATCAAGGAAGTCCAGGCATCATTTTAATGTCTGGATTACAAGGTTCAGGTAAGACTACTTTTTCTGGAAAACTAGCAAATTATTTAAAGAACAAAAAAGGGAAGAAACCTCTATTAGTTGCGGGTGATGTTTACAGACCTGCTGCTATCGACCAATTACATGTTTTGGGTGAGCAACTAGGTGTAGAAGTATTTTCAAATAAAGAAGAAAAGAACCCAGTTAAAATTGCACAAGATGCTTTACAATATGCAAAAAGTAATGGATTTAACGTAGTAATCATCGATACCGCAGGTCGTTTGGCTGTAGACGCACAAATGATGGCGGAGATTACAGAACTTAAGAATACGATACGTCCATCGGAAACCTTATTTGTTGTGGACTCCATGACAGGTCAAGATGCTGTAAATACAGCTAAGGCATTCAACGACGCCATTGATTTTGACGGAGTTATTCTTACTAAATTAGATGGTGATACACGTGGTGGTGCTGCAATTTCCATCAAGGCTGTTGTAAATAAACCTATTAAGTTTGTAGGTACAGGTGAAAAGATGGATGCGCTTGACGTATTCTATCCAAAAAGAATGGCCGATAGAATCTTGGGAATGGGAGATGTCGTTTCTTTAGTTGAACGAGCTCAAGAACAATACAACGAAGAAGAAGCAAGAAAACTTCAAAAGAAAATAAAAAAGAATCAATTTGATTTTAACGACTTCCTTTCTCAGTTACAACAAGTTAAAAAGATGGGAAGCATGAAGGATTTGATGGGGATGCTACCTGGAATGGGTAAAGCCATGAAAGATGTAGAAATTGATGACAACGCATTCAAACCTATTGAAGCCATTATTTATTCTATGACTCCACAGGAGAGGGAAAATCCTGCTATTCTCGACAATAGTAGAAAGAAAAGAATTGCCTCAGGAAGTGGGCAAAACATTCAAGAGGTTAATAAATTAATCAAACAGTTTGAAGACACAAAGAAAATGATGCGCTTTGTAAGCGACCGTAAAAATATGATGAGTTTAATGAAAAACATGAAAGGAGGAGGAATACCGGGGATGTAA
- a CDS encoding TonB-dependent receptor plug domain-containing protein, which translates to MKYILIIISLLWSFGLFSQKIKLQGTINTYIDGKSTSPLLGAEIFFRNARIGDVTNEKGEFTISGTVSFPDTLIVRAADYYNDTIPIHHWEDKQLRIVLFPEFVAEEVVIRAKRDNSNILRLDPRHVEQLTQGELKKAACCNLAESFETNATVDVSMSDGVSGSKRIQMMGLSGRYTQLQFENIPFMHNVDQAFGLATVPGTWINSIQITKGTGTVVNGYESMNGLINLEYHKPMDMDPLFVNGYFSIQGRSELNLHGGYKLKNDNWSTGWFIHGSSLFVENDRNKDGFRDMPLGNTIIGMNRWSYVSDHFVGQIGVKVNYTDQQGGQIGFKRYEKNQGLYGVGIRNFNAELFGKTGFIFEDKVHSSLGIIYYAKYDELSTLYGNRTLDAIEKRGYINMVYERILGNTNHNLKTGLSFVYDDLRQKMEDKLPTDTTLRRLDRTELVPGAFAEYTYLGRLSTLVIGVRGDYHNLFGFQFTPRVNYKLNITENMDFRVTAGRGFRVSNYAIDNLSLMATNLPWLVETNLRPEISWNFGGSYVWNFKMFDHAATWSADFYHTLFENQLIADRDESFNYIRMRNLNGQSFSNAFQTDFKFAPFHQFTIKLAYKWLEVRSTMGGSLKSEIMVPSHRGFINFEYETRNKKWSYDLTFSIYSQQRLAEVRRPDGSLTTDNMSGVIPMLNAQVTYRFKKFEIYLGGENLLDHRLKNPLIDAENPFSSTFDATRVYTSIFGVNVYGGFRFNLEKKKQ; encoded by the coding sequence ATGAAATATATACTAATTATTATAAGTTTATTATGGAGTTTTGGGTTGTTTTCCCAAAAAATCAAATTACAAGGAACTATCAATACCTATATTGATGGTAAGAGTACCTCTCCTTTATTAGGTGCTGAGATATTCTTTAGGAATGCCAGAATTGGAGATGTGACAAATGAAAAAGGAGAATTTACCATTTCTGGAACTGTATCTTTCCCAGATACGCTTATTGTGAGAGCTGCCGACTATTATAATGACACTATTCCTATACATCATTGGGAGGATAAACAACTTCGAATTGTACTTTTCCCAGAATTCGTAGCCGAAGAGGTGGTCATTCGTGCAAAGCGAGATAATTCTAATATTTTGCGCCTAGATCCTCGTCACGTGGAGCAATTAACGCAGGGAGAGTTGAAAAAGGCAGCTTGTTGCAATTTAGCAGAATCTTTCGAAACCAATGCCACTGTGGATGTAAGTATGTCTGATGGGGTGTCGGGTTCTAAACGTATCCAAATGATGGGGTTGAGTGGACGTTATACACAGCTTCAGTTTGAAAATATTCCATTTATGCATAATGTCGATCAAGCATTTGGATTAGCAACTGTTCCGGGTACGTGGATTAATTCCATTCAAATTACGAAAGGAACTGGAACGGTTGTAAACGGCTATGAATCTATGAATGGATTAATCAATCTCGAATATCATAAGCCGATGGATATGGACCCTCTTTTCGTGAATGGATATTTTAGTATTCAAGGTAGATCTGAGTTAAATTTACATGGTGGCTATAAATTAAAAAACGATAATTGGAGTACGGGTTGGTTTATACATGGCTCTTCTTTATTTGTTGAAAATGATCGAAATAAGGATGGTTTTCGAGATATGCCTTTGGGGAATACTATTATAGGTATGAATCGATGGAGTTATGTGTCTGACCATTTCGTTGGGCAAATCGGTGTAAAAGTGAACTATACTGATCAGCAAGGTGGGCAAATTGGATTTAAGCGATATGAAAAGAATCAAGGGTTGTATGGCGTTGGAATTCGGAATTTTAATGCAGAGCTTTTTGGAAAAACAGGATTTATCTTTGAAGACAAAGTGCATAGTTCACTTGGCATTATCTATTATGCAAAATATGATGAGTTGAGTACTTTGTATGGAAATAGAACGTTAGATGCCATTGAAAAACGTGGCTATATTAACATGGTATATGAACGTATTTTAGGAAATACAAATCATAACCTTAAAACAGGCTTGAGCTTTGTATATGATGATTTGCGTCAGAAAATGGAAGATAAATTACCAACAGACACAACGCTTCGAAGGTTGGATAGAACAGAGTTGGTTCCTGGTGCTTTTGCGGAATACACGTATTTAGGAAGGCTATCTACTTTAGTAATAGGAGTTAGAGGAGATTATCACAATCTATTCGGGTTTCAATTTACACCAAGAGTTAATTATAAGTTAAACATTACCGAAAATATGGACTTTCGTGTGACAGCAGGTAGAGGTTTCCGCGTTTCAAACTATGCGATAGATAATTTATCTTTAATGGCTACCAATTTACCGTGGCTTGTTGAGACTAATTTACGACCTGAAATTTCTTGGAATTTTGGCGGTAGTTATGTGTGGAATTTTAAAATGTTTGATCATGCTGCAACCTGGTCTGCCGATTTCTATCATACTTTATTTGAAAATCAGTTAATAGCAGATAGAGACGAGTCGTTTAACTACATCCGTATGCGCAATTTAAATGGACAATCTTTTTCCAACGCATTCCAAACCGACTTTAAATTTGCACCATTTCACCAATTTACCATCAAATTGGCATATAAATGGTTAGAGGTTCGATCAACAATGGGAGGGAGTTTAAAATCAGAAATCATGGTTCCATCACATAGAGGATTTATTAATTTTGAATACGAAACACGTAATAAAAAATGGAGTTACGATTTAACGTTTTCAATTTATAGCCAACAAAGATTAGCTGAGGTAAGGCGTCCTGATGGAAGTTTAACAACAGATAATATGAGTGGAGTTATTCCCATGTTAAATGCACAGGTGACATATCGATTTAAAAAGTTTGAAATATATTTAGGAGGTGAAAATCTCTTAGATCATAGATTAAAAAATCCATTAATAGATGCAGAGAATCCATTTAGTTCAACTTTTGATGCAACACGCGTTTATACATCTATTTTTGGGGTGAATGTTTATGGAGGTTTTAGGTTTAATTTAGAAAAGAAAAAGCAATGA
- a CDS encoding Lrp/AsnC family transcriptional regulator → MPELDEIDFKIIKLLKKNAKLSIKEISDAIGLSNTPTFERIKKMEKSGVIEKYVAIINERKIQEVMFVFCSVSLDVQKLKEIEEFKKEIKKLPEVLECYLMGGANDFLLKVMVKNLDNYHQFASGKLAALSHVNQIKSTFVLDVVKKE, encoded by the coding sequence ATGCCAGAACTAGATGAAATTGATTTTAAAATCATCAAACTCCTAAAGAAAAATGCCAAACTAAGCATTAAAGAAATATCAGACGCAATAGGATTGAGTAACACCCCCACATTTGAACGCATCAAGAAAATGGAAAAATCAGGTGTTATTGAAAAATATGTTGCTATTATCAATGAGCGAAAGATACAAGAAGTTATGTTTGTTTTTTGTTCGGTATCTTTAGATGTACAGAAATTAAAAGAAATTGAAGAATTTAAAAAAGAAATTAAAAAACTTCCAGAAGTATTAGAATGTTACCTTATGGGAGGAGCCAATGATTTCTTACTCAAGGTGATGGTTAAAAATCTAGACAATTATCACCAGTTTGCTTCAGGAAAATTGGCAGCCTTAAGTCACGTAAATCAAATTAAAAGTACTTTCGTTTTAGATGTAGTTAAGAAAGAGTAA
- a CDS encoding DUF493 domain-containing protein — MEEKYLKLKEQLDLLEWPNVYMFKFIVPSDNQLIARVTNMFSQVSEISMRPSAKGNYTSITIKEVMTDSDSVIKIYQDTEKIKGVIVI; from the coding sequence ATGGAGGAAAAATACCTAAAATTAAAAGAACAATTGGACTTATTAGAATGGCCGAATGTATATATGTTTAAATTTATTGTCCCAAGCGATAATCAACTTATAGCTCGTGTTACCAATATGTTTAGTCAAGTTTCTGAAATATCTATGCGACCTTCTGCGAAAGGGAATTACACTAGTATTACGATAAAAGAAGTAATGACTGATTCAGATAGTGTGATTAAAATCTATCAAGATACTGAAAAAATAAAAGGCGTAATTGTAATATAA
- a CDS encoding DUF3127 domain-containing protein, producing MYTLNGTLKVKKDTQQISDSFRKREFVVTDGSGNYPQDIMFELTQDQTSLLDNINLNDLVTVTFNIRGREWTSPQGEVKYFNSLNAWRVEKTQNGGAAPANTQAQQPAAKIDATDVETFVSNEEDDDLPF from the coding sequence ATGTATACTTTGAACGGTACTTTAAAAGTAAAAAAAGACACACAACAAATTTCAGATTCTTTCAGAAAAAGAGAATTTGTCGTTACAGATGGATCAGGGAATTACCCGCAAGACATTATGTTTGAGTTAACTCAAGACCAAACTTCTTTATTAGATAATATCAATCTAAACGATTTGGTTACGGTAACTTTCAATATTAGAGGTAGAGAATGGACAAGCCCACAAGGAGAAGTTAAATATTTCAACTCTTTAAATGCATGGAGAGTAGAGAAAACTCAAAATGGAGGAGCTGCACCTGCTAACACACAGGCTCAACAACCAGCGGCTAAAATTGATGCTACGGATGTAGAAACATTTGTTAGCAATGAAGAGGATGACGATTTACCATTCTAA
- a CDS encoding cystathionine gamma-synthase family protein codes for MAKSTNFKPESLMMSYGYKPELSEGSVKCPLFQTSTFVFKTAEEGKAFFSLAYGLREKEKGEELGLIYSRINNPNLEILENRLSLWDKADDSAVFESGMAAISTVLLEFLKPGDLLLYSSPTYGGTDHFICDFLPKIGVEAIAFYPENTREEIEAMIQKTGKADRLGLIYIETPANPTNTIIDIKMCAEIAAKHKNGNDRTYLCVDNTYMGPLWSRPMELGADLVVYSATKYIGGHSDLIAGAVLTTAQIMPRVKALRTFLGNMVSPHTAWLMLRSMETLKIRMERQATSAEKVATYLSKHPKVDKVHYLGLIEENDPQYTLYKQQYDSPGAMISFNIKGGEKEAFQFLNNLSLIQLAVSLGSTESLAQHPATMTHCAVAENEREKMGVTSSLIRVSIGVEDADDLIKDVEQALASVR; via the coding sequence ATGGCAAAATCTACCAATTTTAAACCTGAAAGCTTAATGATGAGCTATGGTTATAAACCGGAATTATCAGAAGGATCTGTAAAGTGTCCACTTTTTCAAACTTCTACCTTTGTTTTCAAGACTGCAGAGGAAGGAAAAGCATTCTTTTCTTTAGCGTATGGATTAAGGGAAAAGGAGAAAGGAGAAGAATTAGGTCTTATTTATAGTAGAATTAATAATCCAAATTTGGAAATTCTGGAAAACCGTTTATCACTTTGGGATAAAGCAGATGATAGCGCAGTGTTTGAAAGTGGGATGGCGGCTATTAGTACTGTTTTATTAGAGTTCCTAAAGCCAGGTGATTTGCTTTTATATAGTTCACCTACATACGGTGGTACAGACCATTTTATCTGTGATTTCCTTCCAAAAATTGGTGTTGAAGCAATTGCTTTTTACCCAGAAAATACACGGGAAGAAATTGAAGCAATGATTCAGAAAACCGGTAAAGCTGATCGTTTAGGACTAATTTACATTGAAACGCCTGCTAATCCTACCAATACCATTATTGATATTAAAATGTGTGCGGAAATTGCTGCTAAACATAAAAATGGGAATGATAGAACCTATTTATGTGTAGATAATACCTATATGGGACCACTTTGGTCTAGACCTATGGAGTTAGGTGCTGATTTAGTTGTATATTCTGCTACCAAATATATTGGAGGCCATAGTGACTTAATTGCTGGTGCTGTATTGACAACCGCTCAAATTATGCCAAGAGTAAAAGCATTGAGGACTTTCTTAGGGAATATGGTAAGTCCACATACAGCTTGGTTGATGTTGAGAAGTATGGAGACACTAAAGATACGTATGGAGCGTCAAGCTACATCTGCTGAAAAGGTAGCAACTTACTTAAGTAAGCATCCAAAAGTGGATAAGGTTCACTATTTGGGACTGATAGAAGAAAATGATCCTCAATATACTTTATATAAACAACAATATGATTCTCCTGGAGCTATGATTTCTTTCAATATTAAAGGAGGAGAAAAAGAAGCTTTTCAGTTTTTAAATAATCTAAGCTTAATCCAATTAGCTGTGAGTTTGGGAAGTACAGAGAGTTTAGCGCAACATCCAGCCACTATGACGCACTGTGCAGTAGCAGAAAACGAAAGAGAAAAAATGGGGGTAACTTCAAGTTTGATCCGAGTTTCTATTGGCGTTGAAGATGCGGATGACTTAATTAAAGACGTAGAACAAGCATTAGCTTCTGTTAGATAG
- a CDS encoding T9SS type A sorting domain-containing protein — protein MLLAIDIVIITRYIAWTTFSIIIFIILYRLLLKKFKEGRINRENYFILHPIENEPAKGTIQIFIEMHFPKEIEITIFSIDKGIHKVIEKKEYQKGGNIIQVDTTQFENGMYFYQAKSELQKTRKKFEILN, from the coding sequence ATGTTATTAGCTATTGATATAGTAATCATCACCCGATATATAGCATGGACAACATTTTCCATCATTATCTTTATTATTTTATACAGATTGTTACTTAAGAAATTTAAAGAAGGAAGGATTAATCGTGAGAATTATTTTATTCTTCATCCTATAGAGAACGAACCTGCAAAAGGAACAATTCAGATATTTATTGAAATGCATTTTCCAAAAGAGATTGAAATCACTATCTTTTCAATAGACAAAGGTATTCACAAAGTAATTGAGAAGAAAGAGTATCAAAAAGGTGGAAATATCATCCAAGTAGATACCACTCAATTTGAAAATGGAATGTATTTCTACCAAGCTAAATCTGAACTTCAAAAGACCAGGAAAAAGTTTGAAATATTAAATTAA
- a CDS encoding flavin reductase family protein, which translates to MLTIDPKETPIPLLHKHLLGAIGPRPIAFASTVDENGVPNLSPFSFFNCFGANPPILIFSPARSGRTGNTKDTYNNVKKIPEVVINTVNYDIIQQVSLASCPFQPEVNEFQKSGLTPIPSDLVRPFRVKESHVQMECKVLEVRETGTGGAAGNLIICEVIKMHINEDVLGEDGLIDQHKIDLVSRMGGNWYCHSNSASMFEIPKPITTIGIGYDAIPEDIRLSTILSGNDLGKLGGIEALPDETEVNDYKLLELADIFISFNENPKDLEIELHKLAKNLLERNNIEDAWKTLLAFNNQ; encoded by the coding sequence ATGTTAACTATTGATCCAAAAGAGACTCCTATTCCATTGCTACATAAACATTTATTAGGAGCGATAGGCCCTCGCCCTATTGCATTTGCTTCAACAGTTGATGAAAATGGAGTACCCAATTTATCTCCTTTTAGTTTTTTTAATTGTTTTGGTGCTAATCCCCCAATACTCATTTTTAGTCCCGCACGAAGTGGCAGAACAGGAAACACTAAAGACACTTACAATAATGTTAAGAAAATTCCTGAAGTAGTCATCAATACGGTAAACTATGATATTATACAACAAGTCAGTTTAGCTTCTTGCCCGTTTCAACCAGAAGTAAATGAATTTCAGAAAAGTGGACTTACCCCTATCCCTTCTGACTTAGTTAGGCCATTTCGTGTAAAAGAATCTCACGTTCAAATGGAGTGCAAAGTATTAGAAGTAAGAGAAACCGGAACAGGTGGAGCCGCTGGTAATCTCATTATCTGTGAAGTAATTAAAATGCATATCAATGAAGATGTATTAGGGGAAGATGGATTAATCGACCAGCACAAAATTGATTTGGTATCTCGCATGGGTGGTAATTGGTATTGTCATTCAAATTCAGCCTCTATGTTTGAAATTCCAAAACCAATAACCACTATTGGAATTGGATATGATGCAATTCCTGAGGATATTCGTTTGAGTACAATTTTAAGTGGAAATGACTTAGGGAAATTAGGAGGAATAGAAGCATTACCTGATGAAACAGAAGTTAATGACTATAAATTATTGGAATTAGCTGATATTTTTATATCTTTCAATGAAAATCCAAAAGATTTAGAAATTGAATTGCACAAACTAGCTAAAAATTTATTAGAAAGAAACAATATAGAGGATGCATGGAAAACGCTTCTCGCATTTAATAATCAATAA